The Nocardioides salarius genome includes a region encoding these proteins:
- a CDS encoding lyase family protein encodes MSSLWWPGDHRAGSAMLDQSLLEQLVEVEHAWLGALVRVGAAPGGCLDADVRAVLPDLDRDELAVAAEAGGNPVIPLVGRLRELLPEPAATWVHRGLTSQDVLDTATVLCARDTVRRVRVEVAGQVRALVDLADTHRHTPMLARTLTQPAVPSTLGAKVAGWLHGVLDADDALAALRWPVQLGGAGGTLASLVELAGRPGARRLRADLAHALDLESAAPWHTRRTPMVRAGEAAAAATAAWGRIANDVLVLGRPEVGELRDGSAGGSSAMPHKANPTLAVLVRRAALAAPGELSSLHLASAEQVDERADGGWHLEWHPLALLLRRTLVASCHTGDLLRGLVVDTERMAARLAEVEHQVRAEQRSLAALGGREPAPTYVGLADDLVDEALERARPHLRTDHPTPHEEHL; translated from the coding sequence GTGAGCTCCTTGTGGTGGCCCGGCGACCACCGGGCCGGATCGGCGATGCTGGACCAGAGCCTGCTCGAGCAGCTGGTGGAGGTCGAGCACGCCTGGCTCGGTGCGCTGGTGCGGGTGGGCGCGGCCCCGGGCGGGTGCCTCGACGCCGACGTGCGCGCGGTCCTGCCCGATCTCGACCGCGACGAGCTGGCGGTGGCGGCCGAGGCCGGGGGCAACCCGGTGATCCCGCTGGTGGGGCGGCTGCGCGAGCTGCTGCCCGAGCCCGCGGCGACCTGGGTCCACCGGGGGCTGACCAGCCAGGACGTCCTGGACACCGCGACCGTGCTCTGCGCGCGCGACACCGTGCGCCGGGTGCGCGTCGAGGTGGCCGGGCAGGTGCGGGCGCTGGTGGACCTGGCCGACACGCACCGGCACACCCCGATGCTGGCGCGCACCCTGACCCAGCCGGCCGTCCCGAGCACCCTGGGCGCCAAGGTCGCAGGCTGGCTGCACGGGGTCCTCGACGCCGACGACGCCCTGGCCGCGCTGCGCTGGCCGGTGCAGCTCGGCGGCGCGGGCGGCACGCTCGCCTCGCTCGTCGAGCTCGCCGGCCGTCCCGGGGCGAGGCGGCTGCGCGCCGACCTCGCTCACGCCCTCGACCTGGAGTCCGCGGCGCCGTGGCACACCCGGCGCACGCCGATGGTCCGCGCCGGCGAGGCCGCGGCGGCGGCCACGGCGGCCTGGGGACGCATCGCCAACGACGTGCTGGTGCTGGGCCGCCCCGAGGTCGGCGAGCTGCGCGACGGCTCGGCCGGGGGCTCCTCCGCGATGCCGCACAAGGCCAACCCGACCCTGGCGGTGCTGGTGCGCCGCGCCGCGCTCGCGGCTCCCGGCGAGCTCTCGTCGCTGCACCTGGCCTCGGCCGAGCAGGTCGACGAGCGAGCCGACGGCGGCTGGCACCTCGAGTGGCACCCCCTGGCGCTGCTGCTGCGCCGCACCCTGGTCGCGTCCTGCCACACGGGCGACCTGCTGCGCGGGCTGGTGGTCGACACCGAGCGGATGGCGGCGCGGCTGGCCGAGGTCGAGCACCAGGTGCGCGCCGAGCAGCGCTCCTTGGCCGCGCTGGGCGGCCGGGAGCCCGCGCCGACGTACGTCGGCCTCGCCGACGACCTCGTCGACGAGGCGCTCGAGCGGGCCCGACCACACCTGCGAACCGATCACCCGACCCCGCACGAGGAGCACCTGTGA
- a CDS encoding 4-hydroxybenzoate 3-monooxygenase codes for MTSPASTTRTQVAIVGGGPAGLLLSHLLHRVGIDSVVVDHRSVDEIETTHRAGILEPDSVRLLTDTGVYAAGQERVLTEGDRHGGIYLRFGGESHHLDFEDLVGASVWLYPQTEVFVDLHRARVRDGGDLRYGISQTAVSDVETAPRVAYVDADGAQHEVLADMVVGADGSRSVCRDLVVGNERFFREYPFAWFGILCEAPKSSSELIYARSDRGFALISQRTESVQRMYFQCDPQEDPGAWSDDRIWSELQHRLAGADGYRLQEGPVIEKSVLPFRSFVQTPMQHGRLVLAGDAAHTVPPTGAKGLNLALQDVKVLAEVIEQVMVEGDDAALAGYTDRALARVWKAQHFSYWMTTMLHRGDGSSEFDERRQLGELASLVSSRAGATYLAEGYTGWPQ; via the coding sequence ATGACGAGCCCCGCCAGCACCACCCGCACGCAGGTCGCGATCGTCGGCGGAGGCCCCGCAGGGCTGCTGCTGAGCCACCTCCTGCACCGGGTCGGCATCGACTCGGTGGTCGTGGACCACCGCAGCGTCGACGAGATCGAGACCACCCACCGCGCCGGCATCCTCGAGCCCGACAGCGTGCGGCTGCTCACCGACACCGGCGTCTACGCCGCGGGGCAGGAGCGGGTGCTGACCGAGGGCGACCGGCACGGCGGGATCTACCTGCGCTTCGGCGGGGAGAGCCACCACCTCGACTTCGAGGACCTGGTGGGCGCCTCGGTGTGGCTCTACCCCCAGACCGAGGTCTTCGTCGACCTGCACCGCGCGCGGGTGCGCGACGGCGGCGACCTGCGCTACGGGATCAGCCAGACCGCGGTCAGCGACGTCGAGACCGCCCCCCGCGTCGCGTACGTCGACGCCGACGGTGCCCAGCACGAGGTCCTGGCCGACATGGTGGTGGGCGCCGACGGCTCACGCAGCGTGTGCCGCGACCTGGTGGTCGGGAACGAGCGCTTCTTCCGCGAGTACCCCTTCGCCTGGTTCGGCATCCTGTGCGAGGCCCCGAAGAGCTCCTCGGAGCTGATCTACGCCCGCTCGGACCGCGGCTTCGCCCTGATCAGCCAGCGCACCGAGTCGGTGCAGCGGATGTACTTCCAGTGCGACCCCCAGGAGGACCCCGGGGCCTGGTCGGACGACCGCATCTGGTCCGAGCTGCAGCACCGGTTGGCCGGCGCCGACGGCTACCGCCTGCAGGAGGGGCCGGTCATCGAGAAGTCGGTGCTGCCGTTCCGCAGCTTCGTGCAGACCCCCATGCAGCACGGCCGGTTGGTGCTGGCGGGCGATGCCGCCCACACCGTGCCGCCGACCGGCGCCAAGGGCCTCAACCTGGCGCTCCAGGACGTCAAGGTGCTGGCCGAGGTCATCGAGCAGGTGATGGTCGAGGGCGACGACGCGGCGCTCGCCGGCTACACCGACCGGGCCCTGGCGCGCGTGTGGAAGGCCCAGCACTTCTCCTACTGGATGACCACGATGCTGCACCGCGGGGACGGCTCGTCGGAGTTCGACGAGCGCCGCCAGCTCGGCGAGCTCGCCTCGCTGGTCTCCTCGCGCGCCGGTGCGACGTACCTCGCCGAGGGGTATACCGGCTGGCCCCAGTAG
- a CDS encoding MFS transporter, which produces MSTPVAPPAPTLRARIDAAPMSRFQWGVIALCTLLNTLDGFDVMAMAFTAAGVGSTFALSGTQIGLLLSAGLVGMAAGSMLIAPLADSLGRRTVVLACVALSGIGMVGSALAPTALTLGGTRVLTGLGVGGILACTNVIASEFANARSRGLSIGIYTAGYGVGAMVGGLAAVALQDSFGWRGVFWTGATLTLGALVVLVRLLPESVDLMVHRGRDRDLARVNATLVRMRQEPLTSLSAATTDTGTATGADTAPRVRLSALLTGGQHRSTLLVWLAFFCTMFGFYFVNSWTPTLLADAGLSSDQAAGGGIALAIGGALGSILYGVVTARADQRLVLIGFTLLAAVAMATLVLSTAVLVVALFVGVLVGALVNGCVAGLYTVTPALYGTRTRGTGMGWAIGIGRIGAILAPLVTGRLVDADWGATQLYVGAALVLSVSAIAVALLPRGGSARPAGATRRAVTVRA; this is translated from the coding sequence ATGAGCACCCCCGTCGCACCACCTGCCCCGACCCTGCGCGCACGCATCGACGCGGCACCGATGTCGCGCTTCCAGTGGGGCGTCATCGCCCTGTGCACCCTGTTGAACACGCTCGACGGCTTCGACGTGATGGCGATGGCGTTCACCGCCGCCGGCGTCGGGTCCACCTTCGCCCTCAGCGGCACCCAGATCGGCCTGCTGCTCAGCGCCGGTCTGGTCGGCATGGCGGCCGGATCGATGCTGATCGCGCCCCTGGCCGACAGCCTGGGGCGCCGCACCGTCGTCCTGGCGTGCGTAGCGCTCTCGGGGATCGGCATGGTGGGCAGCGCGCTGGCGCCGACCGCCCTGACCCTCGGTGGCACCCGGGTGCTGACCGGGCTCGGCGTCGGCGGCATCCTGGCGTGCACCAACGTCATCGCCAGCGAGTTCGCCAACGCCCGCAGCCGGGGCCTGTCCATCGGCATCTACACCGCCGGCTACGGCGTCGGCGCGATGGTCGGCGGTCTCGCGGCCGTCGCGCTGCAGGACTCCTTCGGCTGGCGCGGCGTCTTCTGGACCGGCGCGACCCTCACCCTCGGCGCCCTGGTGGTGCTCGTGCGGCTGCTGCCGGAGTCGGTCGACCTGATGGTGCACCGCGGCCGCGACCGCGACCTGGCTCGCGTCAACGCCACCCTGGTGCGGATGCGGCAGGAGCCGCTGACCTCGCTCTCCGCAGCCACCACCGACACGGGTACGGCCACGGGCGCGGACACGGCTCCGCGGGTCCGCCTCTCGGCCCTGCTGACCGGGGGCCAGCACCGCTCGACGCTGCTGGTCTGGCTCGCCTTCTTCTGCACCATGTTCGGCTTCTACTTCGTCAACAGCTGGACCCCCACCCTGCTCGCCGACGCGGGGCTCTCCTCCGACCAGGCGGCCGGCGGTGGCATCGCCCTGGCGATCGGCGGCGCCCTCGGCTCGATCCTCTACGGCGTCGTGACGGCGCGCGCCGACCAGCGCCTCGTCCTGATCGGCTTCACGCTGCTCGCCGCCGTCGCCATGGCGACCCTGGTGCTCAGCACCGCCGTGCTCGTCGTCGCGCTGTTCGTCGGGGTCCTGGTGGGCGCCCTGGTCAACGGCTGCGTGGCCGGTCTCTACACGGTCACCCCCGCCCTGTACGGGACCCGGACCCGGGGCACCGGCATGGGCTGGGCCATCGGCATCGGGCGCATCGGCGCCATCCTGGCGCCCCTGGTCACCGGTCGGCTGGTGGACGCCGACTGGGGCGCCACCCAGCTCTACGTCGGTGCCGCGCTGGTGCTCAGCGTCTCCGCGATCGCGGTGGCCCTGCTCCCCCGCGGCGGCAGCGCCCGACCCGCCGGCGCCACCCGCCGTGCGGTGACGGTCCGCGCCTGA
- a CDS encoding IclR family transcriptional regulator, producing MAGNSGAVGASVTSRALSLLAAFDENHRRLPLSELARRAGMPLTTAHRLVADLLEFGALNRTPEGDYVVGRRLWDIGLLAPVQTGLREVASPYLHDLFGATRATVHLAVRDGTEVLYVDRLRGNASVPVVSAVGSRLPLHTTGVGKVLLAHAPAEVERAALADLRAVTRYTITQPGTLRRQLGRVRREGWATTAEEMSLGACSVAVPVVQRDEVVAALGLVVASLRTDRPRLVAALEVAARGIGRALQRLPPVAPGER from the coding sequence ATGGCCGGCAACTCCGGCGCCGTCGGCGCATCCGTCACCTCCCGCGCGCTCTCGCTGCTGGCCGCGTTCGACGAGAACCACCGCCGGCTCCCGCTCTCGGAGCTGGCCCGTCGCGCGGGGATGCCGCTCACCACCGCCCACCGCCTGGTGGCGGACCTGCTCGAGTTCGGCGCCCTGAACCGCACCCCCGAGGGCGACTACGTGGTGGGCCGCCGGCTCTGGGACATCGGGCTCCTCGCGCCAGTGCAGACCGGGTTGCGCGAGGTGGCCTCCCCCTACCTGCACGACCTGTTCGGCGCCACCCGGGCCACCGTGCACCTCGCGGTGCGCGACGGCACCGAGGTGCTCTACGTCGACCGGCTGCGGGGCAACGCCTCGGTGCCCGTGGTCAGCGCCGTGGGCTCCCGGCTGCCGCTGCACACCACCGGGGTCGGCAAGGTGCTCCTGGCCCACGCACCGGCCGAGGTCGAGCGCGCCGCGCTCGCCGACCTCCGGGCCGTGACCCGCTACACGATCACCCAGCCCGGCACCCTGCGCCGCCAGCTGGGCCGGGTGCGTCGCGAGGGCTGGGCGACCACCGCGGAGGAGATGAGCCTGGGAGCGTGCTCGGTGGCCGTGCCGGTCGTGCAGCGCGACGAGGTCGTGGCCGCCCTCGGCCTGGTGGTGGCCTCGCTGCGCACCGACCGCCCGCGACTGGTCGCCGCGCTCGAGGTCGCGGCCCGCGGCATCGGGCGGGCGCTGCAGCGGCTGCCGCCCGTGGCCCCCGGCGAGCGCTGA
- a CDS encoding alpha/beta hydrolase, which produces MKTTPRARRAAYAVAAALVTGLALAGPTNAADDAAGTTAGSTADSTATSTATSTADTTAGPAARGKKVPARVLTDVAYTDPVPADTRGNLLDLYLPERRKNQKLPLFIYSEGSAWFGDNGKDTADAWAERLAPHGYAVAGVSVRNSSQVQFPGQVHDIKAAIRYLRKKAGRLGLDRRRFAIGGFSSGAWTAAIAGTTGDVKRLEGYQGVRGPSSRVQAVVTLSPPTAFRKMDSQATEWSVLEHETPDSPESRMTGCTQYETGIGDPRCHNARLANPLRYVSRDDPPFLMFHGSRDQLLPPGQSQVLFDRLASRCVEATYHLVEGPDHQYRYLADPAAGPVLGQTVSTVDDGARRGCSTSTSSASAPLGDAGPSYDLVADFLDAALAR; this is translated from the coding sequence ATGAAGACCACCCCGCGAGCCAGGCGGGCGGCGTACGCCGTCGCTGCGGCTCTCGTCACGGGACTCGCCCTGGCGGGCCCGACCAACGCCGCGGACGACGCGGCCGGCACCACTGCAGGCAGCACCGCCGACAGCACCGCCACCAGCACCGCCACCAGCACTGCCGACACGACGGCCGGACCGGCCGCCCGGGGCAAGAAGGTGCCGGCCCGCGTGCTCACTGACGTCGCCTACACCGACCCGGTGCCGGCCGACACCCGAGGGAACCTGCTCGACCTCTACCTGCCCGAGCGGCGCAAGAACCAGAAGCTGCCGCTGTTCATCTACTCCGAGGGATCGGCCTGGTTCGGGGACAACGGCAAGGACACCGCCGACGCCTGGGCCGAGCGCCTGGCCCCCCACGGGTACGCGGTGGCGGGGGTGTCGGTGCGCAACAGCAGCCAGGTCCAGTTCCCGGGCCAGGTCCACGACATCAAGGCCGCCATCCGCTACCTGCGCAAGAAGGCCGGGCGGCTGGGCCTGGACCGTCGTCGCTTCGCGATCGGCGGCTTCTCCTCCGGCGCCTGGACCGCGGCGATCGCCGGCACCACCGGCGACGTCAAGCGCCTGGAGGGCTACCAGGGCGTGCGTGGGCCCTCGAGCCGCGTCCAGGCCGTGGTGACGCTCTCCCCGCCGACCGCGTTCCGCAAGATGGACTCCCAGGCCACCGAGTGGAGCGTGCTCGAGCACGAGACCCCGGACTCCCCCGAGTCGCGGATGACCGGGTGCACGCAGTACGAGACCGGGATCGGCGACCCGCGCTGCCACAACGCACGGCTGGCCAACCCGCTGCGCTACGTCTCGCGGGACGACCCGCCGTTCCTGATGTTCCACGGCTCGCGTGACCAGCTGCTGCCCCCCGGGCAGAGCCAGGTGCTCTTCGACCGGCTGGCCAGCCGGTGCGTCGAGGCCACCTACCACCTGGTCGAGGGGCCCGACCACCAGTACCGCTATCTGGCCGACCCGGCCGCGGGACCGGTGCTGGGCCAGACGGTCTCCACCGTGGACGACGGCGCACGCCGTGGCTGCTCGACCTCGACCAGCAGCGCCAGCGCGCCGCTGGGCGACGCCGGGCCGAGCTACGACCTCGTGGCCGACTTCCTGGACGCGGCGCTCGCGCGCTGA
- the pcaDC gene encoding bifunctional 3-oxoadipate enol-lactonase/4-carboxymuconolactone decarboxylase PcaDC, whose translation MTVTAVRLGGRPDLPLLVLGPSLGTTATTLWSRAAAHLAQDFQVVAWDLPGHGHNRVPVGEDPVSMRSLARDVLAVVDEVAGGLQPAPFHYAGDSVGGAVGLQLLLDAPGRVQSATLLCTGARIGSEESWRERIELVRASGTPALVSGSAQRWFGEGFLERSPEAGSALLHALSEVDDEGYAAVCSALATFDVRDRLDRIATPVLAVAGAEDVATPPESLREVADGVRDGRLVVLDGVAHLAPAEAPDEVARLVREHALGPVAPARDEMSLAQVRAAGMEVRREVLGDAHVDRATAAATDLTGEFQELITEYAWGSIWTRPGLDRRSRSLITLTALVARGHHEELAMHVRAARTNGVSVEEIKELLLQTAIYCGVPDANTAFRIAQRVLSEMGEA comes from the coding sequence GTGACCGTCACCGCCGTCCGTCTCGGAGGCCGCCCCGACCTGCCGCTCCTGGTGCTGGGGCCCTCGCTCGGCACCACGGCCACCACCTTGTGGTCGCGCGCCGCGGCCCACCTGGCCCAGGACTTCCAGGTGGTCGCGTGGGACCTGCCCGGCCACGGGCACAACCGCGTGCCGGTGGGGGAGGACCCCGTCAGCATGCGCAGCCTGGCCCGCGACGTGCTCGCGGTGGTCGACGAGGTCGCCGGCGGCCTGCAGCCGGCCCCCTTCCACTACGCCGGCGACTCGGTCGGCGGCGCGGTCGGCCTGCAGCTGCTGCTCGACGCTCCCGGGCGGGTGCAGTCGGCCACGCTGCTGTGCACCGGCGCCCGCATCGGCTCCGAGGAGTCGTGGCGCGAGCGCATCGAGCTCGTGCGGGCCAGCGGCACGCCCGCCCTGGTGAGCGGGTCGGCGCAGCGCTGGTTCGGGGAGGGGTTCCTGGAGCGCTCGCCGGAGGCGGGCTCCGCGCTGCTGCACGCCCTGTCCGAGGTCGACGACGAGGGCTACGCCGCGGTCTGCTCGGCCCTGGCCACGTTCGACGTGCGAGACCGGCTGGACCGCATCGCGACGCCCGTGCTGGCCGTGGCGGGCGCCGAGGACGTCGCCACCCCGCCGGAGTCGCTGCGCGAGGTCGCGGACGGCGTGCGGGACGGCCGGCTCGTGGTGCTCGACGGGGTCGCCCACCTCGCGCCCGCGGAGGCGCCCGACGAGGTGGCCAGGCTCGTGCGCGAGCACGCGCTGGGCCCGGTCGCGCCGGCGCGCGACGAGATGAGCCTCGCGCAGGTGCGCGCGGCGGGCATGGAGGTGCGGCGCGAGGTGCTCGGCGACGCCCACGTGGACCGGGCCACCGCCGCGGCCACCGACCTGACCGGTGAGTTCCAGGAGCTCATCACCGAGTACGCCTGGGGCAGCATCTGGACCCGCCCCGGCCTCGATCGGCGCTCGCGCTCGCTGATCACGCTGACCGCGCTCGTCGCCCGCGGCCACCACGAGGAGCTGGCCATGCACGTGCGGGCCGCCCGCACGAACGGGGTGTCGGTCGAGGAGATCAAGGAGCTGCTGCTGCAGACCGCGATCTACTGCGGCGTCCCCGACGCCAACACGGCCTTCCGGATCGCGCAGCGGGTGCTCTCGGAGATGGGCGAGGCCTGA
- a CDS encoding flavin reductase family protein → MVFYEPAARDRDLLPHDPFKAIVAPRPIGWISTRTADGTTNLAPYSFFNAVGDRPPMVMFSSVGMKDTASLALESGEFCWNLVSRDLAELMNATSRSLPRGDDEAAATGLELEPGRVTGAPRVVASHASLECVVVHSTQLRDRHGAETDHWLVVGEVVGVHLDEALLTPDGRFDTLAAQPVMRAGYADEYLVADTMLRMTRPA, encoded by the coding sequence ATGGTCTTCTACGAGCCCGCTGCCCGCGACCGCGACCTGCTCCCCCACGACCCGTTCAAGGCGATCGTGGCGCCGCGCCCGATCGGGTGGATCAGCACCCGCACGGCCGACGGCACCACCAACCTGGCCCCCTACAGCTTCTTCAACGCCGTGGGCGACCGGCCGCCGATGGTGATGTTCTCGAGCGTGGGCATGAAGGACACCGCCAGCCTCGCGCTGGAGTCGGGCGAGTTCTGCTGGAACCTGGTCTCGCGCGACCTGGCCGAGCTGATGAACGCCACGTCGCGCTCGCTGCCCCGCGGTGACGACGAGGCCGCGGCGACCGGCCTCGAGCTCGAGCCCGGACGCGTGACGGGCGCCCCGAGGGTGGTCGCCAGCCACGCCTCGCTCGAGTGCGTCGTCGTGCACTCCACGCAGCTGCGCGACCGGCACGGCGCCGAGACCGACCACTGGCTGGTCGTCGGCGAGGTCGTGGGCGTGCACCTCGACGAGGCGCTGCTGACCCCCGACGGCCGCTTCGACACGCTGGCCGCCCAGCCGGTGATGCGTGCGGGCTACGCCGACGAGTACCTGGTGGCCGACACGATGCTGCGGATGACCCGCCCGGCCTAG
- the pcaH gene encoding protocatechuate 3,4-dioxygenase subunit beta has translation MNDTTQSNVPQVARDPASGLEPQSQLSEEMARISAEHERSGVEETQPRLDYAPYRSSLLRHPTKAPVQVDPEGVELWAPCFGERDVDPLEADLTVQHGGEPVGERMVVTGRVVDGDGRPVRRQLVEIWQANAGGRYVHQRDQHPAALDPHFTGMGRCLTDDEGHYRFTTIKPGPYPWRNHHNAWRPAHIHFSLFGTDFTQRMVTQMYFPGDPLFALDPIYQAIVDPRARERLVATYDHDVTQHEWSTGYRWDIVLTGAHRTPLEADTEPEQDSGKGGAR, from the coding sequence GTGAACGACACCACCCAGTCCAACGTCCCCCAGGTGGCGCGGGATCCGGCCAGCGGCCTGGAGCCCCAGTCGCAGCTCTCGGAGGAGATGGCTCGCATCTCGGCCGAGCACGAGCGCTCCGGGGTCGAGGAGACGCAGCCCCGTCTGGACTACGCGCCGTACCGCTCGAGCCTGCTGCGGCACCCGACCAAGGCGCCGGTCCAGGTCGACCCCGAGGGCGTGGAGCTCTGGGCGCCCTGCTTCGGCGAGCGCGACGTCGACCCGCTCGAGGCCGACCTGACCGTCCAGCACGGCGGCGAGCCGGTGGGCGAGCGGATGGTGGTCACCGGCCGGGTGGTCGACGGCGACGGGCGCCCCGTGCGCCGCCAGCTGGTCGAGATCTGGCAGGCCAACGCCGGGGGACGCTACGTGCACCAGCGCGACCAGCACCCCGCCGCTCTGGACCCGCACTTCACCGGCATGGGGCGCTGCCTGACCGACGACGAGGGGCACTACCGCTTCACCACGATCAAGCCGGGCCCCTACCCGTGGCGCAACCACCACAACGCCTGGCGGCCCGCGCACATCCACTTCTCGCTGTTCGGCACCGACTTCACCCAGCGGATGGTCACCCAGATGTACTTCCCGGGCGACCCGCTCTTCGCGCTCGACCCGATCTACCAGGCGATCGTCGACCCACGCGCCCGCGAGCGCCTCGTCGCCACCTACGACCACGACGTCACCCAGCACGAGTGGTCCACGGGCTACCGGTGGGACATCGTGCTCACCGGCGCGCACCGCACGCCGCTGGAGGCCGACACCGAGCCCGAGCAGGACTCGGGGAAGGGAGGCGCGCGATGA
- the pcaG gene encoding protocatechuate 3,4-dioxygenase subunit alpha produces the protein MSRLHPTPGQTVGPFFHYALPYDGDRDLVAPGTPGSVLLHGTVRDGHGQGLQDALVEIWQPDAHGRVLQRPGSLRRDGHVLTGFGRSTTDRTGRYTFTTVAPGRVEGALPFFAVTVFARGLLNRLFTRAYLPLDETPGAVPDALLDSVGERAGTLLCERDDDGLRFDITLQGVGETVFLTYPGHS, from the coding sequence ATGAGCCGCCTGCACCCCACGCCCGGGCAGACCGTGGGCCCGTTCTTCCACTACGCCCTGCCCTACGACGGCGACCGCGACCTGGTCGCGCCCGGGACCCCCGGCTCGGTGCTGCTGCACGGCACCGTCCGCGACGGGCATGGCCAGGGGCTCCAGGACGCCCTCGTCGAGATCTGGCAGCCCGACGCCCACGGCCGGGTGCTCCAGCGCCCCGGCTCGCTGCGGCGCGACGGCCATGTGCTGACCGGCTTCGGGCGCTCGACGACCGACCGCACCGGCCGCTACACCTTCACCACGGTCGCCCCGGGCCGGGTCGAGGGCGCGCTCCCCTTCTTCGCCGTGACCGTCTTCGCGCGGGGGCTGCTGAACCGCCTCTTCACCCGCGCCTACCTGCCGCTCGACGAGACCCCCGGGGCGGTGCCCGACGCGCTGCTCGACTCGGTGGGCGAGCGGGCCGGCACGCTCCTGTGCGAGCGCGACGACGACGGCCTGCGCTTCGACATCACTCTCCAGGGCGTGGGGGAGACGGTCTTCCTGACCTATCCGGGACACTCCTGA
- a CDS encoding PDR/VanB family oxidoreductase, with protein sequence MAIDSVISWGTAEVVASEEVAEGVRRVVLAPDRPVPARPGSHVDIRLAARDGEPGPASLTRSYSVVASEDGGRRLTLTVQLADPGRGGSRRVHALRVGDRLPVTAPLQNFPLGVGAARYVLLAGGIGLTATIAMARTLRARGADYRLVLAGRRREVLPYLDELAAEHGDRFTLHTEAEGGRLDVAALVSEVADGAHPGRTELYMCGPIAMMDAVRRAWADAALPPTNLRFETFGNSGSWEPQEFRVRVPRLGTTVQVTPGSTVLESLEAAGVAVMADCRKGECGLCVARVLDLEGRLDHRDVFLDDDQKAAGDRLCLCVSRVAVPDRAATRPTDTRTTDPAPCGVLTLELP encoded by the coding sequence ATGGCCATCGACAGCGTCATCAGCTGGGGCACCGCCGAGGTGGTCGCCAGCGAGGAGGTCGCCGAGGGCGTGCGCCGCGTGGTGCTCGCCCCCGACCGCCCCGTCCCGGCCCGGCCCGGCAGCCACGTCGACATCCGCCTCGCCGCCCGGGACGGCGAGCCGGGCCCCGCCTCGCTGACCCGGTCCTACTCGGTGGTGGCCAGCGAGGACGGCGGGCGACGGCTCACCCTGACCGTCCAGCTGGCCGACCCGGGGCGGGGCGGCTCGCGGCGTGTGCACGCCCTGCGCGTCGGCGACCGCCTGCCGGTCACGGCCCCCCTGCAGAACTTCCCGCTCGGCGTCGGAGCCGCGCGCTACGTCCTGCTGGCCGGCGGCATCGGCCTGACCGCCACCATCGCGATGGCCCGCACCCTACGGGCGCGCGGCGCCGACTACCGCCTCGTGCTGGCCGGACGCCGGCGCGAGGTGCTGCCCTACCTCGACGAGCTCGCGGCCGAGCACGGCGACCGGTTCACCCTGCACACCGAGGCCGAGGGCGGACGGCTCGACGTCGCCGCCCTGGTCTCCGAGGTCGCCGACGGCGCCCACCCGGGACGCACCGAGCTCTACATGTGCGGGCCCATCGCGATGATGGACGCGGTCCGACGGGCCTGGGCCGACGCCGCGCTGCCACCGACCAACCTGCGCTTCGAGACGTTCGGCAACAGCGGCTCGTGGGAGCCGCAGGAGTTCCGGGTCCGGGTGCCGCGGCTGGGCACGACCGTCCAGGTCACGCCCGGCAGCACCGTCCTGGAGTCGCTCGAGGCCGCCGGCGTCGCGGTGATGGCCGACTGCCGCAAGGGCGAGTGCGGGCTCTGCGTGGCCCGTGTGCTGGACCTCGAGGGCCGGCTCGACCACCGCGACGTCTTCCTCGACGACGACCAGAAGGCGGCCGGCGACCGGTTGTGCCTGTGCGTCTCCCGGGTCGCGGTGCCCGACCGCGCCGCAACCCGCCCCACCGACACCCGCACCACCGACCCCGCGCCCTGCGGCGTCCTGACCCTGGAGCTGCCATGA
- a CDS encoding thermonuclease family protein — translation MDLRWVPAAGLAVVLLGGCAEGGLGAGSVVDAPREAESGDERERGRVVRIVDGDTLYLRGDGDLLGAGGADGTAVRLLQIDTPETVAPGSPVECWGPEASEALADLVPPGASVSVEADEELLDPYDRTLLYVYDAGGDMVNLAMVRAGHAEAVLFEPNDRHIERMRAAEAEARDAGRGRWGACPGGG, via the coding sequence GTGGACCTCAGGTGGGTGCCCGCGGCCGGGCTCGCGGTGGTGCTGCTTGGCGGCTGCGCCGAGGGCGGGCTGGGCGCCGGGTCGGTGGTCGACGCGCCCCGCGAGGCCGAGAGCGGGGACGAGCGCGAGCGGGGACGGGTGGTGCGCATCGTCGACGGCGACACCCTCTACCTGCGTGGCGACGGCGACCTGCTCGGGGCCGGCGGCGCCGACGGCACCGCGGTGCGGCTGCTGCAGATCGACACCCCCGAGACCGTGGCGCCCGGCAGCCCGGTCGAGTGCTGGGGCCCGGAGGCGTCCGAGGCGCTGGCCGACCTCGTGCCGCCCGGCGCGAGCGTCAGCGTGGAGGCCGACGAGGAGCTGCTCGATCCCTACGACCGCACCCTGCTCTACGTCTACGACGCCGGCGGCGACATGGTGAACCTGGCGATGGTGCGCGCCGGGCACGCCGAGGCGGTGCTCTTCGAGCCCAACGACCGCCACATCGAGCGGATGCGCGCCGCCGAGGCCGAGGCCCGCGACGCCGGGCGGGGCCGGTGGGGCGCCTGCCCCGGCGGTGGGTGA